AAAAAAGAAAACAAATTCCCCGGCATTGCTAAACCTGTTAAAATTCCAGAAATTAAAGTAAGTATATAACTCATCTTTACCTCCGTATTTTAGATTTTTAAACCACTTTAGAGATTCTAAGACTTAGATTTTATTGATATTCTAAGTTTAAAATTTATAAAAATGTCTTCATAACTCTAATCCTTCTTAACTATGATATCACAAAACATATTTGATGAAGAAATTTTATCAGTCAACTATTTTTTGAATTTAGTTATAAATATCGACTTTAAAAAATAATTAATATATTAGGAGTGATATTATTACAAAAGAGGAAATAAGAAAAATTATGATTGAAAAGAGAAAAAATTTAGATAACGGAAGTTACGTTAATTTTTCTCAAATTATAGTAAAAAAGCTAAAAAATATACTTTATAAAATAAGTTTTTCTTCTATAGCATTGTATTATCCTATAAATAAGGAAGTTGACATTATTCCTGCTATAGAGGAACTTTTAGAAAATTCCAAGTATGTTTATTTACCAAAAATCATCGGTAAAAAGATGTTTATGGCTAAAGTAGACAGTTTGGATAATTTAAAAAAAAGCAATTTCAATATTCCTGAACCCGTTACTGATGATTTTTCTTCATTAATTGATATTTATGTTATTCCAGCAATAGCTTATGATTTTCAAAAATATAGAATTGGTTATGGTGGAGGATATTATGATAGATATTTTCAAGAAAACAAAAAAACCTTTTTAATAGGAACCATTTTTGATTTTCAATTAGTTGAATCTTTTATTAAGCATGAAAATGATTTAAAAGTTGATTTAGTTATCACAGAAAAAAGAATACTTAATTCTTATTAAAGTGAGAGTGATGTAAATGTTTAAAGTATCAGTAGTTCAATACAGACCGGAACTTTTTAATATTGAAAGAAACGTTGAATATGTTATTAATTTGGTAAAAGATGTAGAAACCGATTTTATAGTTTTTCCTGAATTAGCTTTTACAGGTTATGCTTATTCTTCAAAAGAAGAATTAGAAAAAACATTTGAATCGCCACTTGAAGATAAAGGATATGCTTTTAATACTTTTAGAGAATTTTCAAAAGACTATGGAATAAATATTGTTTATGGTTTTAATGAAAAGATAGAGGGAAATTTTTTTAATTCAGCAATTCTTATTACTAAAGAAGGCAGTTTTAAAATATATAGAAAAACTCATCTGTTTTACAAAGAAAAACTTTTTTTCGAACCTGGTAATACAGGATTTTGGGTAACAGAGATTGAAGGGGTAAAAGTGGGTTTAGCTATTTGTTTTGATTGGTACTTTCCGGAATCTTTTAGAACTCTTGCCTTATTGGGTGCCGATATAATTTTTCATCCGGCGAATCTTGTTATGCCATACTGCCAAGAGGCAAATAAAATAAGATCTTTAGAAAATAAGGTTTATATTGCTACTTCAAATATTTGGGGCAATGAGAAGAACGGTAATTTAGAATATTCATTTACTGGTAAAAGTCAGATAACTTCACCAAGTGGTGAAGTTATTCTTAGATTACCAGAAGAGGGAGATTGTATTGAAACAATAGAAGCAAACGAATATAACGCTCGCATTAAAGAAATAAATAAATACAATGATTTATTCAAAGATAGAAAACCTATTTATTATTTTCACTCTTAACTTAAGAGTGATATACAGTTTATTTTCATTTACATTTATATATAGTGAAATATTAATAAAAAAATGATTTTAGTGTAATTACTTTTTTATAATATTTGCTTGAAAATTTAGACTTTTTAAAGTATAATATAAATTAGAAAGTTAGAAATCAAAGATAGTAGTTCAAAAGTGAAATGGAAAAGATATTTTATAAAATTTACACCCAAAAAAAATTGAATGTTGATTTTATACATTTCAAAGTACCTGATAGAAGTTTTTAGAGACGTTAAAATTAAGGATTTTCTAAAAACAAAGATTTTGAATTTTAAAGAGATCCAGGTCAGAGTTCTCCTCTCATTCTTTTGGTAAAAATATCTAAGAAGCTAAAGAAATAGTCAATTGGTCAAAATCAGAATATTGAAGGTATTTTGGAAAAAATAAAATTTAAAACATTTATAGAATTCGAGTTTCGAAATTTTTAAAGTTAGTAATAAAAGTTGTATAGAGGAGGTATGAATATGAGTGATAAAGAATACGTTGTCGGAATAGATTTAGGAACGACTTTTTCAGCAATTGCATGGGTAAAACCAGATGGTAATGTTGAAGTAATCCCAAATGCCGAAGGTAAAAGAACAACTCCTTCAATAGTTTCTTTTACAAAAGATGGGCAAATATTGGTGGGAGAACCTGCAAAAAGACAAGCTATATTGAATTCTGAAAGAACTGTAAGATCTATAAAAAGGTACATGGGTAGTGATTATACAATTAAAATAGATGATAAAGTATACACTCCTCAACAGATAAGTGCTTTTATATTAAAGAAATTAGTAAAAGATGCAGAAGAATATTTGGGGGGTAAAATTAAAAAAGCTGTTATAACAGTACCTGCTTACTTTAACGATGCCCAAAGGCAAGCCACCAAAGAGGCTGGAGAAATAGCAGGATTGCAAGTTTTAAGAATTATCAATGAACCTACAGCTGCTTCAATAGCCTTCGGATTAGATAGATCGAAAGATGAGAGGAAAATTGTAGTTTACGATTTAGGTGGAGGAACTTTTGATGTTTCTATATTAGAAATCGGAGACGATATTATAGAAGTTATATCAACATCTGGAAACAATCATTTAGGTGGAGACGATTTTGATCAAAGAATAATAGATTGGTTAGCAAATGAATTTCAAAAAGAATACAACGTTGATCTGAAAAAGGATAAACAAGCGCTTCAAAGATTAAAAGAAGCTGCCGAAACAGCAAAAATAGAACTTTCTAGTAAATTAGAAACAGAGATTAATTTACCTTTTATAACTGTTGTCGATGGACAGCCGGTTCATTTAGAAAAGAAATTAACAAGGGCAAAATTTGAGGAACTCATAAGAGATTTGGTGGAATCAACAAAAGGTCCAATAGAAAATGCTATGAGAGATGCTAAACTAACTCCTGACGACATTGATGCGGTTTTGTTAGTAGGAGGATCAACGAGAATTCCGTGTGTTCAAAAATTAGTAACTGATTACTTTGGGAAGGAACCTTCTAAAAGTGTTAACCCAGATGAAGCGGTTGCTATTGGTGCAGCTGTTCAAGCTTCTATTATGACGGGTGAAACTGATAGAGAATTGGTTTTAGTTGATGTTACTCCATTGTCCTTAGGAGTAGAAGTAAAAGGTGGCTTGATGGAAGTCATTATTTCAAGGAATACAAAGATTCCTGTAAAAAAATCTAAGGTATTCACAACAGCTGTTGATGGCCAAACAGAAGTAGAAATAAGAGTATATCAAGGAGAAAGACCACTTGCTCAGGATAATTTCTTTTTAGGTAGTTTTAAACTTACCGGTATTCCACCTGCGCCAAGAGGGGTGCCACAAATAGAAGTTACTTTTGACATAGATACAAATGGAATAGTAAACGTATCAGCTAAGGATTTGGGAACTCAAAAACAACAATCAATGGTAGTGACTGGAAGACAAAAATTGAGTAAAGATCAAATTGATAAAATGATAAAAGAAGCTCGAGAATACGAAGAACAAGATAAAAAACTCAGAGAAAAGGTTGAGTTAAAGAATCAAGCAGATGATTTAATATATCAAACAGAAAAAGTTTTGAAAGAGAATGGAGACAAAATTCCTGAAGATTTAAAAGCAACTTTGGAATCAAAAATTCGAGATTTAAGAGAAGCTTTAGAAGAAGATAACCTTGGAAAGATAAAAATTTTAATGGATGAGTTACAGCAAGAAGTAATGAAAATTGGTCAATATTTTTATCAAAATCAGAATCCTGGAGCTACTACAAGTCCAACGGGTCAAGGTGACGAACAAGAATAAATAATGTAAAAAAATAAAAAAGAGCGGTTAGACCGCTCTTTTATTTAATATAATGTTCAAAGTTTAAATCAATAAAATCAAAAGCATTTTTGATTTTATTTGACCAATAAATATTAATACTATGTTCTAATCTTGAAGAAATAACAGTTTGAAGGTTTAAAGAATTTGATAAATCAAATAATTTTTTCATGTTTAAAATACCTCCGACTTTTGTTATATCCAAAACCACACCATTACACATATTATATAACCGTAAAATATCATTTTCTGATTCTATTGATTCATCCCAAAATATTTGATATTTTTCTAAAAATCCCATTATTTTTGATTCTTTGTTTCTTTCCAAAGGCTGCTCTAAAGACACAATTTTTACATCTTTAAGTATTTCCAAAATCTTATTCAATTCATGAAAATTAAATAACCCTTTAAGGTCAAGCCAGATTTTTTTTCCTATTAAAATTTGAGAAAGATTGAAAAAATCCTGTATTGTAGGTTTTTCCAAAAATTCTATTTTCAATATATAATCTTTATTATAATAGTTATCAATAATATCTGTAATATTCAAATTTTCTTTCCAAAATACTCTGAAAAGTTTTTCTTGAAATTCTTTTTGATCAACTGGAAAAAGAATGTCGACAATATCGAATCCATATTTTTTGTTTATGTAATCACAAATTGCCAAATTTACTACCGTTTTTGCTGCATTATCTCTTTTAATAGCTTTACTCATTTTATCTTCAACATTTTGTATTTTATTTATTTCATTTTCATTTTCGATTAAATCCCTAAGGTGTTCGATAACTGCCATTGTAGTTTTAAAGGTTTCTCCGAAGTAGTTATTTGGTGTAGCTGCACCTATTCCTTCGATACCTTTTTCGTCTGCAATTTTAAAAACGGTGCTTTCTTGCCATTGTACGTCCATGTTCTTTAAAAAAATTCTTTCCTGCCAATAATAGACATCTCTTTTTCTTTTATTCATAAGATATTCACCTTGTTTTCATGAGATAAGCTAAAACAAAATTATCATTAAAAGATACCACAGGTAAGAAACTACTACACCGTAAATAGGTGAAAATACCATTTCTTTATAATTTATCTTTTTTACAAATAAAAATTTGTAAGCTAATCCAGCAGCAACAGCTATTAAAACCCAGAGATAATTTCGAGATAAAGCAAAAATATAAATTGCCAATCTTTCGGAGCCACCTATTGTATCTTTTTCTTCTTTACCAAGGATGTTGAAAGTTCTAAAAAGATAACTACCAAAACTGGTAGTAGTCACCATACCAACTATGTATAATTGAAAAATTGTGGTTAAATAAGAATTTTGAAAAAAAGGTTTAAAAATATAAGAAAGAAAAAGGAAAATAGCTAAAAACAGTAATTCATGCAAAAGTTTGGTTTGTTTGGTGTTAATTCTAAATAAATCAAAAGCCATGTGTAAAATAATAGAAAGAGGTACTATCAAAAGACCCCATCCTTTAAGCATATCAAAATTAAAAGCTAAAAAAACCAAAATAAGCCAAATTAAATGTTTATAGTAATTAGTTCGATCTAAAAATTTTTTTGAATAAACATTAGAAAAAGCAAAATCAGAAACAAAATGACTTAAAAACAACGTTATAGGAAACATACATTACCTCCATTTAGTCCCAGTAGTTTTTCGGTACTGTGGTCAGTCTCGAATAATCACCTTTTTTTCTACCAACTTTAGCACAAGGGTTTCCATCAACTTCAACTATATCGGCCGTAAAATCTACTTTTTTCTTCAACAAAGAAGAACCAACACCATATAGATCTACCGGTACTTGTAATGTCTCAAAAAGGTCTATTTTTTCTTCGTCAAAGCCCCCAGAAACCATTATTTTTAAATTTTTCATTCCTAATTTATCAAATTCTGTTCGCGCTCTCCAGACCATTTCTGGATTAACACCTAATGAAGATCTATCCTTAGGAACAACAGATTTATCTCTAAGATTACCTGCAGTGTCAAACCTGACAGCCCAAATTTTATTTTTCCCTTCTCCAATAATTTTTTCTAATTCTCCCGATTCAACATCTGGTTTTTTTCCATAGACATATTCGTAGAAATTTTTTGTTACTTCAATGGTAGTTCCTATTACATCATTATTCCAGTCTACAAGTACCATCCTATTAACATGCTCATCAATATATTTGTCAAATACAATAGCTGCTTGTGAAGTACTACCGTTGTATGCTGCAATTAAAGCATGAGGAATGGTTCCTAAGGATTCAACACCCCAGTAGTCTGCGTTTGCATCTGTTGAAACACCAAAAGCACCAGCTTTTAGTGCAGCATAACCGTCGGTGGTTTGAACCCAGAAATGATCGAATCGAGCACTAAAAAATAAAATAGGTTTACCTCTTGACGCTCTAACAACTTTTTTGACAGCTGTCGCGGTGCTTGTTGCTCTTGCCATTACTCCTAATAAAAGTGTTTCAAGATGCCCAAAAAAAGCGGGATTCCCTTGAATAACAAAAACAGGTTCCATATTTTTTGCTTCGTCTCCATCAAAAAGAGATAAGATCTCTATTTCATCCCATTTATCAACCCATAGATTATTTAAAAGCATTCTTAAATCCCATTTTTGTGAAGTTAATCTTAGCAACTCTTCTTTGTCCATCCTGGTAGAAGCATCTTGTATAGCTTTTTCTATTCTTAAAATTTCATTAAATAATTCAACTGCTTTTTTTTCATCTTTATAGTAACCTGTACCAAATCTTAAAATAGCTAATGCTTCATCTATTCCTACAACTACACAATCACTCCGAGGAAAAAATTGGTAAGTTACATTGACCTTTCTGTTGTCCTTTTTAAGAACCTCAACATACCTTGTAAAATATTTGTCTGTGTAGTACCCCATTCTAACTTTGTCAATAGGTACCTTAAAAAGGTTAGGGTGTAATCTTTTTGCAGAATTATTTTGAGACATATATTTTTTCACCTTCTTTTCTATAATTATGTCGTTTTTCAATATTTAACAAAAAAATTTTCCATGCAACTCCTGACGAATAATTTCCAATATTTCCATCGCTCTTAATTACTCTATGGCAAGGAATAATTATAGGCAAAGGATTATTTTTCATAAGTGACCCTACAGCTCTATAAGCTTTGGGATTCTCAGATCTAATAGCCAATTCTTTATATGTTAACACACAACCTTTTTTTGTATTATAAAGCTCTTGGTATACTTTTTTTGCGAAAACAGTCTTACCCGGTAAAACAAAGAATTCTTCCGGAACTCTTTCCAAATCTCCAAATAAAAAATTATACAAAAGCTCAAAATATGTTTTTGTATACTTATCAAATTTATTTCCGAGTTTTTCATTCTTAAGATGTACTTTTGTAATTTTAGTGTTTTCTATAAAAACAACAATACTTCCAACCTCAACTTCTATTATAAATTTCATCTTTCAAGCTCCTTAAAATCGACAGGAACTACAAAGGTTATACCATCTCTCATTGTTATTCCATAAAAAACTTCTGCAATTTCCATAACCAATTTATTGTGAGTTATTATTAAAAATTGTGATTTTTGAGCATTTTCAACTATTAGGTCAGCAATCTTAGAAGCATTTATATCATCTAATGGCGCATCAATTTCATCTAAGATATAAAAAGGGCTTGGATTTAAATTCATTAATGCAAACAAAAAAGCAATAGCTATTAAGGCTTTTTCTCCACCGGAAAAAAGAGACAACTTTTGGAAGTTTCTTCCAGCCTTTTTAACGGATATTTGTATCCCTTTTTCAAATGATTTACCTTCACCTATTTGTTTTAGCTCACCAAATCCATTACTGAAAAGTTTTGAAATAAAATGTCCAAACTCTTTATTCAATTCTTCAAAAAATTTACTATACTGTGTTTCCGCTTCTTCATCAAGTTTTAAAATAGAATTTTTTAGAGAATTTATTGAATTTAAAATATCTTCTTTGTTTTTCCTATTTTCTTCATATTCTTTTTCTACTTCTTCATATTCGTTTAATACTGTCAAATCAACGGATCCAAGTTTTCTGAGAGATTCTTCTAAATCTTTAATTCTATTTTCTAAAGCCTTTATATCGCTTTCAAGTAATTCTTTTAATTCAAATTCATTTTCGTTTATATCAAGATTTCGGGCTTTTTCTTTAAGAAATTCTATCTTATGTTCTGTTTCTTTTATTTCAAACTCTATCTTTTGGTTTTTACTTCTTAATTCATTCACCATTTCTTTAAGTTTGTTTCTTTCGTTTTCATATTTTTCCAAATCTTGAGATTTATTATACTTTCCACTTCTACTTTTCTTCATAATATCAAATAACTTTGTTATTTCATCATTTAAAAATGTTTTTTCTTGTTCTATTTGAAGAAGAGTCGCTCTAATTTTTTTGACTTCTTCCTCTATTCTGATGGATTCTGTAGTAGATTGTTCAATTTGTTCTTTAAGCGTCTCTAATTCCTTGGATAAATTTATTTTTTGAGATTGATAAAAATCATATTTTTCTTTTAAACTTTTCAATTCCATAGAATCGCTCAATAATTCTTTTTCGAGATCTTCCAAAGTTCTTTTTCCCTTAGCAACTTCTTCAGTTGTTTTTTTGAATTCTTCTTGAATTTTGGAGTATTCTTCTTGACTTTTAGCAAGTTCATTGTTCATAACATTAATTTGCTGAAGTTGCTGTTTATTTTCCTCTTCAAAATTCACAAGTTTTTCTTCAATTTGTTCTAATTGATTTGTTATATCTAAAATGTCCTCTTTTATATTTTTAAAATTAGAATCATGGATACTTTTTTTTGCAAAGATATCTCTCAAATCATCTTTCAATTTTTCTAATTTTTCTTTTTTATTAGATATTTCTGCCTTTAAACTTTCAAAGATTGATATCTTGTTTTTCAATTCGCTTTTAACTGCTAAAAGTCTTTTTTCGGTTTCAGTAAGTTCCCTTTTTCTTTTTAAAAGGGTAGAAGAATAATCATATTTAGATTTTCCTCCGGTTATTGCTCCGTAACTTGATACTAATTCTCCGCTTAAAGTCACAATATTTCCATTATAATTCATTTTTGATAAATTAATTGCTGTCTCAATGTTATCAACAAGTAAAGCATTAGAAAAAACATATTCCATAACTTTTTTATATTTATCATCAAAGTTTATCAGATTTATTAAAAATCCAATTGTACCAGGTTCGTTTAAATATTTTTCTTTCAATATCAAATTGGTTTTTAATAAATCAAGAGGTAAAAAGGTAATTTTCCCGCTGTTATTTTGTTTTAGATGATTTAAATATTTTTTTGCTTGGTTAGAGTCCTTTATAACAATATTTTGTAATCTTGAACCAGCGATGGTTGAAACAGCTTCTTCGTATTTTTCATCTGTTTCTATTAAATTAGCAACTACGTCCACTACGTTTGGGTCGTCTTTAAAAGTTTTGAAAAAGTCCTTAGTTATCCCTGAAAATCCTTCATATTCATTAATTTGTTTTTGCAAAGATTCATAAGAATAATGAAGACTTTTTTCTTCTTGAATTAGATTATCTAATTCTTTAGATAAGTTTTTATATTTTTCTTCTATGTTTTTTAACTCATCAGTTTCTTTTTTAGATAACGTTTCAAATTTAGCTTGAGCATCTTTTGTATGCATTAATTCATTTTCTATTTCTTGCAATTTTTCTAAATTTTTCTTCTTTCTATTTTCTAAAGTGGTTTTTTGTTCTTTTAATAGATTAATTTTGTTTTGGTTGTTTAAAGTTTTTTTATCATATTCATTGATTTTTTCTTGTAAAGATTTTATGTTTAAAGTTAAAGTATTTAAATCTGATTGAAAAGTTCTCATCTTTTTTTCTAAAAGTTCTATATTACTTATAAGTTTTTTCTTAGTTTCTTCTTTTAGAGAAAACTCTTTTTCTTTTTTTTCTTTTAACTTTTTGAATTCTTCTTCTTGTGAGGCAGTTTCTTTTAACTTTTTTTCCAAAGAACTTATATTTTCTTTTAAAGATGTATTTTGCCAATTTTTATTCATAAGTTTTGAATTATAATTATTAAGTTCTTCAGTTAATTTTTCTTTTTCATCTTCAATATTTTGTAGCCTTTTTCTGTAACTTTCTACAAGATCCCCGTTTTTGGTTAATTCTTCATCAACATTCTCCATTTCGTCTTTTAGACTTCTATAATTTCTCTCAACCTCGAACAATTTTGTCAGTAACTCTTTTATTTTTTGCTCATTATCATTTAATTGAATTTCACGTTCTTTTATCTCTTTAATAAGTGAAATTTTAGAAGAGCCAAAATATACTTTCCCGATTCTTTGTATTTCATTCACATATTCCAAATATTTTTTAGCTCTTCCAGCTCTAATTGCGAGCGATTTTAGTCTTTTATCTATAACAAATAATAAATCATTCACTCTTTCTAAATTTTCTTGGGACTTTTCTAAAAGAATCAACGAATTCTTCTTTTTTTCAAGATATCTTGAGATATTAGAGGCGTCTAAAACTATGTCTCTAATATTTTCAGCAGATGAATTTACTATTTCTCCTATTTGCCCTTGTCCGATTATTGAATAAAAATTTTTACCCAGTCCATTGTCAAAGACATTCTGCAAATCTTTTAGCGTAACCAATTTGTTGTTCACAAAATATTTATTGGACGAGTCTTTTTCTAAAACTTTTGAAATTTTAACAAGTTTTTTTTCTTTATCTTCTAAAACTAAGGAAACTTTCGCTTGATTTGATGAATCATGTCCATTATTTCCAATGAAAAGTATGTCGGATTTTTCAGAAATTCTAATTTGTTTCTGAGATTGTTCTCCTAATAGCCACCTTATAGCATCAACGATATTCGATTTTCCTGAACCGTTGGGACCAACTATAGCTATAATATTTTTATCTAAGTTAAAAACAGTCCTTTTCGCAAAACTTTTAAAGCCTTCTATCTCTAATGAAAGAAGTTTCAATTAAATCCCTCCAGAGGATTCCAAACTCCTAATTTGTTCCTCTATTTTTTGAATAACTTCTTCTACTGCCTTACCTTGGATCAAAGCTCGATACATGATTCCTATAGCTTTCATATCAAGGTATGCAAACCATTTTGGAGAACCTTTAGAACTGCTTTGATTTCTTAACAAATAACTGGGGTGAAAAGTTGCAAAAATTTTTATATTTCCATACCAATCAAAAAAATGTCCTCTTTCCTCTGTTATTTTACTTTTTCCTGTGAAGTAATTCAAAGGAGTATTTCCAAGAGTAACTATAACTTGAGGTTTAATAGTTATTATTTGAGCATCAAGATAAGACTGACAAGCGACTATTTCTTCACTTGTTGGGACTCTATTTTGCGGAGGACGACATTTTACTATATTTGTGATAAACACATCTTTTCTTTCCAATTTTGCTAAGTCTTTCAACATTTTTTCAAGCAATTGACCGGCTTTGCCTACAAAAGGTTCACCCATAGCATCTTCGTCTGCCCCTGGACCTTCACCCACAAACATTATTGGCGAGTCAACATTTCCTGAACCAGCAACAGTATTCGTTCTTGATAGGTATAGAGGACATTTCTCACATTTTTCAATTCTATTAGCTATCATTTCTAATCTTTCTTTTTTTTCTTCATTTCCATATAAGATCATCAAAATCTCTCCCATTATTAGTTAATTTATAAGAGTCCAAATTCTATTCCTTCACTACCGAAGGTAACGTTTTTATCCGGAATGTAGTTAATAAAAAACATAAAACTAAAAGATGTAAGCATAGGTTGAGGCAATACAGAAAATTTTGCATTAAATCTAACAGTCCAGCATACTATTTGTTTTTGTATTTGAAACTCTGTGAAATCCCAAGTGTTGTTTTTTAAGTCATAGTTGAAATAAGCTGAAGCAAACTCACTTTTATCTCTATTGATTATTTGAAACCCTGACTTTATAAAATCTGAAAGACTATACTGAAAATCTAAACCAAATGAATATTCGGAATTTTTCTCCAAAAAGTTTAAATTTAGATCGTATAAAGTGTATTCATTCTTCATATCAAAATTTCCAAATATTTTATTATCGTTATAATAAAAAGTATAATTAGTTGAAATTTCAGGAATGATATCTACAAATGTTTTTTCATGAATATATAAATTATAATCTAATTGCAATCTGTTTCGTTGATATCTAATAATTTCTCTATTTTTTAAGTATTCGATCTTTTTTTCTTCTTGATGCAAAACATCAAATTCACTTCTATGTGTATAGTTGGTAAATGTATTTGTAAGTCTTACGCTTGTCTTATCAAGGAAAATATTGTCAGAATCTTCCACGTTAAAGTAAGACTTTGTATATAATGTATTATTAGATCCCAATATTTTTATTTGACTTTGATTATCCAGGATTAAAGAACTTAATTCAGGAAACTCTGTTTTATTGAGTAAATTATAAGATCTACTTAATTTGGTATAATTTGAAAAGTTGTTGTTAAAAAGGGAAAAAGAATATCCTATATAATCATTATAATTCAATTGATCAGTTGCACTTGGAGTAAGGGAATTTTCTAAAACTTTAACATATTCTAACGAATTTCCTAAATCGAAATTGTACAAATTTATATCTATACCTGGTTTTAGACTATATTCAAATAAGGTTTTTCCATCTGAATAAACATCATTGGGGATAAAATCCCTTGTATGATTAAACCTTAAACCTGTTTGCATATTCAAATCTAAATTAAAATTGTTTGTTTGATATTCAAACAAGGAATCTCTATAAGAGAAAGTATTTTGAGTACTAAGTCTATTCTTTGTGGTGGTAGTTGATTGATTTGTAAAGTTATAATTGAAATTACCATACGAATTAGCAAAACCAGAGTATAAATTATATTTTCCCGCTAATTCTAAGTGATTTTCTTTGTTGTTCCATATTTCTGAAAA
This genomic interval from Petrotoga sp. 9PWA.NaAc.5.4 contains the following:
- a CDS encoding 5-formyltetrahydrofolate cyclo-ligase; its protein translation is MRKIMIEKRKNLDNGSYVNFSQIIVKKLKNILYKISFSSIALYYPINKEVDIIPAIEELLENSKYVYLPKIIGKKMFMAKVDSLDNLKKSNFNIPEPVTDDFSSLIDIYVIPAIAYDFQKYRIGYGGGYYDRYFQENKKTFLIGTIFDFQLVESFIKHENDLKVDLVITEKRILNSY
- a CDS encoding nitrilase-related carbon-nitrogen hydrolase translates to MFKVSVVQYRPELFNIERNVEYVINLVKDVETDFIVFPELAFTGYAYSSKEELEKTFESPLEDKGYAFNTFREFSKDYGINIVYGFNEKIEGNFFNSAILITKEGSFKIYRKTHLFYKEKLFFEPGNTGFWVTEIEGVKVGLAICFDWYFPESFRTLALLGADIIFHPANLVMPYCQEANKIRSLENKVYIATSNIWGNEKNGNLEYSFTGKSQITSPSGEVILRLPEEGDCIETIEANEYNARIKEINKYNDLFKDRKPIYYFHS
- the dnaK gene encoding molecular chaperone DnaK, which translates into the protein MSDKEYVVGIDLGTTFSAIAWVKPDGNVEVIPNAEGKRTTPSIVSFTKDGQILVGEPAKRQAILNSERTVRSIKRYMGSDYTIKIDDKVYTPQQISAFILKKLVKDAEEYLGGKIKKAVITVPAYFNDAQRQATKEAGEIAGLQVLRIINEPTAASIAFGLDRSKDERKIVVYDLGGGTFDVSILEIGDDIIEVISTSGNNHLGGDDFDQRIIDWLANEFQKEYNVDLKKDKQALQRLKEAAETAKIELSSKLETEINLPFITVVDGQPVHLEKKLTRAKFEELIRDLVESTKGPIENAMRDAKLTPDDIDAVLLVGGSTRIPCVQKLVTDYFGKEPSKSVNPDEAVAIGAAVQASIMTGETDRELVLVDVTPLSLGVEVKGGLMEVIISRNTKIPVKKSKVFTTAVDGQTEVEIRVYQGERPLAQDNFFLGSFKLTGIPPAPRGVPQIEVTFDIDTNGIVNVSAKDLGTQKQQSMVVTGRQKLSKDQIDKMIKEAREYEEQDKKLREKVELKNQADDLIYQTEKVLKENGDKIPEDLKATLESKIRDLREALEEDNLGKIKILMDELQQEVMKIGQYFYQNQNPGATTSPTGQGDEQE
- a CDS encoding enolase C-terminal domain-like protein — translated: MNKRKRDVYYWQERIFLKNMDVQWQESTVFKIADEKGIEGIGAATPNNYFGETFKTTMAVIEHLRDLIENENEINKIQNVEDKMSKAIKRDNAAKTVVNLAICDYINKKYGFDIVDILFPVDQKEFQEKLFRVFWKENLNITDIIDNYYNKDYILKIEFLEKPTIQDFFNLSQILIGKKIWLDLKGLFNFHELNKILEILKDVKIVSLEQPLERNKESKIMGFLEKYQIFWDESIESENDILRLYNMCNGVVLDITKVGGILNMKKLFDLSNSLNLQTVISSRLEHSINIYWSNKIKNAFDFIDLNFEHYIK
- a CDS encoding nicotinate phosphoribosyltransferase, with amino-acid sequence MSQNNSAKRLHPNLFKVPIDKVRMGYYTDKYFTRYVEVLKKDNRKVNVTYQFFPRSDCVVVGIDEALAILRFGTGYYKDEKKAVELFNEILRIEKAIQDASTRMDKEELLRLTSQKWDLRMLLNNLWVDKWDEIEILSLFDGDEAKNMEPVFVIQGNPAFFGHLETLLLGVMARATSTATAVKKVVRASRGKPILFFSARFDHFWVQTTDGYAALKAGAFGVSTDANADYWGVESLGTIPHALIAAYNGSTSQAAIVFDKYIDEHVNRMVLVDWNNDVIGTTIEVTKNFYEYVYGKKPDVESGELEKIIGEGKNKIWAVRFDTAGNLRDKSVVPKDRSSLGVNPEMVWRARTEFDKLGMKNLKIMVSGGFDEEKIDLFETLQVPVDLYGVGSSLLKKKVDFTADIVEVDGNPCAKVGRKKGDYSRLTTVPKNYWD
- a CDS encoding methylated-DNA--[protein]-cysteine S-methyltransferase, translating into MKFIIEVEVGSIVVFIENTKITKVHLKNEKLGNKFDKYTKTYFELLYNFLFGDLERVPEEFFVLPGKTVFAKKVYQELYNTKKGCVLTYKELAIRSENPKAYRAVGSLMKNNPLPIIIPCHRVIKSDGNIGNYSSGVAWKIFLLNIEKRHNYRKEGEKIYVSK